A stretch of the Actinomyces faecalis genome encodes the following:
- a CDS encoding carbamate kinase, whose amino-acid sequence MRIVLALGGNALLPRGAAPDTAIQVAKVRLAVAALLPLATHHELVITHGNGPQVGLLAAATASSELPANVYPLDTLVAQTQGMIGFWITQALSDALPGRAVAGLLTRTLVDPADPAMARPNKFVGAVLSEEESRLLAAEHGWTMARDGEHWRRVVPSPTPRSVLEADVVDRLLDQGAVVVCTGGGGVAVRSWEDGTHEGVEAVVDKDLASAVLAEQIGAELLIVLTDVPGVVEGYGTPEARLLEEVTPARLRSLGLPEGSMGPKAEACASFVERTGGRAVIGALGQAAQIVAGRAGTQVVPG is encoded by the coding sequence ATGAGGATCGTCCTGGCGCTGGGCGGCAACGCCCTGCTCCCGCGTGGTGCCGCACCAGACACCGCCATCCAGGTGGCCAAGGTGCGCCTGGCCGTGGCGGCGCTGCTACCGCTCGCCACGCACCACGAGCTGGTCATCACCCACGGCAACGGACCTCAGGTGGGACTGCTCGCTGCGGCCACGGCCTCCTCGGAGCTGCCCGCAAACGTCTACCCGCTGGACACTCTCGTGGCCCAGACCCAGGGCATGATCGGTTTCTGGATCACACAGGCGCTGTCTGACGCCTTGCCAGGGCGCGCGGTGGCGGGGCTGCTCACACGCACCCTCGTGGACCCTGCTGACCCGGCGATGGCCCGTCCTAACAAGTTCGTCGGTGCGGTGCTCAGCGAGGAGGAGTCACGGTTGCTGGCCGCAGAGCACGGCTGGACGATGGCACGCGACGGCGAGCACTGGCGTCGCGTAGTCCCCTCCCCCACGCCCCGCTCCGTCCTGGAGGCCGACGTCGTGGATCGGCTCCTGGACCAGGGGGCCGTGGTGGTGTGCACCGGTGGCGGGGGCGTGGCCGTGCGCTCGTGGGAGGACGGTACGCACGAGGGCGTCGAGGCGGTGGTGGACAAGGACCTGGCCTCGGCGGTGCTGGCCGAGCAGATCGGGGCCGAGCTGCTCATCGTGCTGACCGACGTGCCCGGGGTGGTCGAGGGCTACGGGACCCCCGAGGCACGACTGCTGGAGGAGGTCACGCCGGCCCGGCTCCGTTCCCTCGGCCTGCCGGAAGGGTCCATGGGACCTAAGGCTGAGGCCTGCGCCTCCTTCGTCGAGCGCACCGGCGGGCGCGCTGTCATCGGGGCGCTGGGCCAGGCAGCCCAGATCGTGGCGGGCAGGGCAGGGACCCAGGTGGTACCGGGCTGA
- a CDS encoding bifunctional methylenetetrahydrofolate dehydrogenase/methenyltetrahydrofolate cyclohydrolase, with product MRAPWTGTAQVLDGKATAAAIKTELKERVDALRARGITPGLGTVLVGEDPGSVKYVAGKHADCAEVGIASIRVDLPATATQTEIEEAVDRLNTDPACTGYIVQLPLPKDVDTNAILERIDPDKDADGLHPTNLGRLVLRGSEPITSPLPCTPRACIELSTRHGIELAGKDVCVVGRGVTVGRSIGLLLMRKDVNATVDVCHTGTADLAGHVRRADVVIAAAGSAGIISPDMVKPGAVVLDVGVSRVVDPSTGKGRIMGDVADGVDQVASWLSPNPGGVGPMTRALLLANVVETAERQA from the coding sequence GTGAGGGCCCCCTGGACCGGCACCGCCCAGGTCCTGGACGGCAAGGCGACAGCGGCCGCGATCAAGACCGAGCTCAAGGAGCGGGTGGACGCCCTGCGTGCCCGCGGTATCACCCCGGGGCTCGGGACCGTCCTGGTGGGCGAGGACCCGGGCAGCGTCAAGTACGTGGCTGGCAAGCACGCCGACTGCGCCGAGGTCGGTATCGCCTCCATCCGCGTGGACCTGCCGGCGACCGCTACCCAGACGGAGATCGAGGAGGCGGTGGACCGCCTGAACACCGATCCTGCCTGCACCGGCTACATCGTCCAGCTGCCGCTCCCCAAGGACGTGGACACCAACGCCATCCTGGAGCGCATCGACCCGGACAAGGACGCCGACGGTCTGCACCCGACCAACCTCGGGCGCCTGGTCCTGCGTGGCTCGGAGCCGATCACCTCGCCGCTGCCGTGCACCCCGCGCGCCTGCATCGAGCTCAGCACCCGTCACGGGATCGAGCTGGCGGGCAAGGACGTGTGCGTCGTCGGTCGAGGCGTGACCGTGGGCCGCTCGATCGGCCTGCTGCTCATGCGCAAGGACGTCAACGCCACCGTCGACGTCTGCCACACCGGCACCGCGGACCTGGCTGGGCACGTGCGCCGCGCTGACGTCGTCATCGCCGCCGCGGGCTCGGCCGGGATCATCAGTCCTGACATGGTCAAGCCCGGCGCCGTGGTCCTGGACGTGGGAGTCAGCCGCGTGGTGGACCCCTCCACGGGCAAGGGCCGCATCATGGGGGACGTGGCCGACGGCGTCGACCAGGTCGCCTCGTGGCTCTCGCCGAACCCCGGGGGAGTGGGCCCCATGACCCGTGCCCTGCTGCTGGCTAACGTCGTCGAGACGGCCGAGCGCCAGGCCTGA
- the glyA gene encoding serine hydroxymethyltransferase, giving the protein MTGPAATSLNAMPLVELDPEIAAVLDGELARQRETLEMIASENFVPRAVLQAQGSVLTNKYAEGYPGKRYYGGCEVVDVAESLAIERALKVFGGDYANVQPHSGAQANAAVLHALAQPGDTILGLALPHGGHLTHGMKINFSGRLYNATAYGVDERTHRIEMDQVRQAALRERPRVIIAGWSAYPRHLDFEAFRSIADEVGASLWTDMAHFAGLVAADLHPSPVPYADVVSTTVHKTLGGPRSGMIISSRGEELGKKLSSAVFPGQQGGPLMHVVAAKAVAMKVAGTEEFKDRQRRTVEGAAILAERLLREDVAKAGITLVTGGTDVHLVLVDLRDSALDGQQAEDLLHAAGITVNRNAVPFDPRPARVTSGLRIGTPALATRGFGATEFTEVADVIASALVAGAAGKADDELLAGLRARVQALTEAFPLYPGLDQ; this is encoded by the coding sequence ATGACTGGTCCTGCCGCCACCTCACTCAACGCCATGCCGCTGGTCGAGCTCGACCCGGAGATCGCCGCCGTCCTGGACGGCGAGCTCGCCCGCCAGCGCGAGACCCTGGAGATGATCGCCTCGGAGAACTTTGTTCCCCGCGCGGTCCTCCAGGCCCAGGGCTCGGTCCTGACCAACAAGTACGCCGAGGGCTACCCCGGCAAGCGCTACTACGGTGGCTGCGAGGTCGTCGACGTCGCCGAGTCGCTCGCCATCGAACGTGCCCTCAAGGTCTTCGGTGGCGACTACGCCAACGTCCAGCCGCACTCCGGCGCCCAGGCCAACGCCGCCGTCCTCCACGCCCTGGCCCAGCCGGGTGACACGATCCTCGGCCTCGCCCTGCCCCACGGCGGCCACCTCACCCACGGCATGAAGATCAACTTCTCAGGCCGCCTGTACAACGCCACCGCCTACGGCGTGGACGAGCGCACCCACCGCATCGAGATGGACCAGGTGCGCCAGGCCGCCCTGCGCGAGCGCCCCAGGGTCATCATCGCCGGCTGGTCGGCCTACCCCCGCCACCTCGACTTCGAGGCCTTCCGCTCGATCGCGGACGAGGTCGGTGCCTCCCTGTGGACGGACATGGCTCACTTCGCCGGCCTCGTCGCCGCGGACCTGCACCCCAGCCCCGTCCCCTACGCCGACGTCGTATCCACCACGGTCCACAAGACCCTGGGCGGCCCGCGCTCGGGCATGATCATCTCCTCGCGCGGCGAGGAGCTGGGCAAGAAGCTCAGCTCCGCGGTCTTCCCCGGCCAGCAGGGCGGCCCGCTCATGCACGTCGTGGCCGCCAAGGCCGTGGCCATGAAGGTGGCCGGCACCGAGGAGTTCAAGGACCGTCAGCGCCGCACCGTCGAGGGCGCGGCGATCCTCGCCGAGCGTCTGCTGCGTGAGGACGTCGCGAAGGCTGGCATCACGCTGGTCACCGGCGGCACGGACGTCCACCTGGTCCTCGTCGACCTGCGAGACTCCGCCCTGGACGGCCAGCAGGCTGAGGACCTCCTCCACGCCGCTGGCATCACCGTCAACCGCAACGCGGTCCCCTTCGACCCGCGTCCGGCCCGCGTCACCTCGGGCCTGCGCATCGGTACCCCGGCGCTGGCGACACGCGGCTTCGGCGCCACCGAGTTCACTGAGGTCGCGGACGTCATCGCTTCCGCTCTGGTCGCTGGTGCCGCGGGCAAGGCCGACGACGAGCTGCTCGCTGGCCTGCGTGCCCGTGTCCAGGCCCTGACCGAGGCCTTCCCGCTCTACCCGGGGCTGGACCAGTGA
- the purU gene encoding formyltetrahydrofolate deformylase translates to MSATPTPATPATTAASASSPAAGDTQHLVLTLSCPDRPGIVHAVTGALARRGGNITESQQFGDAESSLFFMRVAVLTRVPRTELEADITELAATYEMRWSLDEADRPVRTLLMVSKEGHCLSDLLFRAKSQGLPIDVVGVVGNHETLRDVAEFYGVPFHHVPVTKDTKAEAEAALLSLVDSLEVELVVLARYMQILSPALCETLHGNVINIHHSFLPSFKGAKPYQQAHERGVKLIGATAHYVTPDLDEGPIIEQDVTRASHTDSALQLQRKGQDVERRVLAQAVKWHAEHRVLLNGHRTVVFA, encoded by the coding sequence ATGAGCGCCACCCCGACTCCCGCTACACCTGCAACGACGGCAGCCTCTGCCTCCTCCCCCGCCGCAGGTGACACCCAGCACCTGGTCCTCACCCTGTCCTGCCCTGACCGTCCAGGTATCGTCCACGCGGTCACCGGGGCCCTGGCCCGTCGCGGCGGCAACATCACTGAGTCCCAGCAGTTCGGTGACGCCGAGTCCAGCCTGTTCTTCATGCGCGTGGCCGTGCTGACCCGAGTTCCCCGCACCGAGCTTGAGGCGGACATCACTGAGCTCGCCGCCACCTATGAGATGCGCTGGTCCCTGGACGAGGCCGACCGCCCCGTCCGTACCCTTCTCATGGTCTCCAAGGAGGGTCACTGCCTGTCTGACCTGCTCTTCCGTGCCAAGAGCCAGGGACTGCCCATCGACGTCGTCGGCGTGGTCGGCAACCACGAGACCCTGCGTGACGTCGCTGAGTTCTACGGCGTCCCCTTCCACCACGTCCCGGTCACGAAGGACACCAAGGCAGAGGCTGAGGCCGCGCTCCTGTCGCTGGTGGACTCCCTGGAGGTCGAGCTCGTGGTGCTGGCCCGCTACATGCAGATCCTCTCCCCTGCCCTGTGCGAGACCCTCCACGGCAACGTCATCAACATCCACCACTCCTTCCTGCCCTCCTTCAAGGGCGCCAAGCCCTACCAGCAGGCTCACGAGCGCGGAGTCAAGCTCATCGGCGCCACGGCCCACTACGTCACCCCGGACCTGGACGAGGGACCCATCATCGAGCAGGACGTCACCCGCGCCTCACACACCGACTCCGCCCTTCAGCTCCAGCGCAAGGGTCAGGACGTCGAGCGCCGTGTGCTCGCCCAGGCTGTCAAGTGGCACGCCGAGCACCGGGTGCTGCTCAACGGCCACCGCACGGTCGTCTTCGCCTGA
- a CDS encoding beta-class carbonic anhydrase, whose translation MAHDDPTTPLGPSASELLARATHHADAFVPVARRARVAVVVCMDNRIHPAALLGLDDGDAYIIRNAGGILTDDVRRSLAVAQHALGVKEIILIHHTNCGMEGLEDQAFASQLADTAGIRPTWRPGGFASAEADVREMLAALASDPHIPAGERARGFVYNLTTGRLNEVSR comes from the coding sequence ATGGCTCATGACGACCCGACCACGCCCCTCGGCCCGAGCGCCAGCGAGCTCCTGGCACGCGCCACACACCACGCCGACGCCTTTGTCCCCGTCGCCCGCAGAGCACGCGTTGCCGTCGTCGTCTGCATGGACAACCGGATCCACCCGGCGGCCCTCCTCGGCCTGGACGACGGCGACGCCTACATCATCCGCAACGCCGGCGGCATCCTGACCGACGACGTCCGCCGGTCCCTGGCCGTGGCACAGCACGCGCTAGGCGTAAAGGAGATCATCCTTATCCACCACACCAACTGCGGCATGGAGGGCCTAGAGGACCAGGCCTTTGCCAGCCAGCTCGCTGACACCGCCGGAATCCGCCCCACGTGGCGCCCCGGCGGCTTCGCCAGTGCCGAGGCGGACGTGCGCGAGATGCTGGCCGCTCTCGCCTCAGACCCGCATATCCCAGCAGGTGAGCGCGCCCGGGGCTTCGTCTACAACCTCACCACCGGGAGGCTGAACGAGGTCAGTCGCTGA
- a CDS encoding N-acetylglucosamine-6-phosphate deacetylase: MSTVAFTGRVITPFEIIEDGALVLTDHHIAWVGEVAGADRAGFGQAVAAATPAPDGGYLLPGLVDVHCHGGGGQSFPNATTREQAMTAVMEHRRHGTTSLVTSCVTASGEVLKERTRLLADLAEEGEIAGIHFEGPFVSVERCGAQDPTYITDPDTALTRELLELGRGHVVTMTIAPEKPGVTGDDGVIEALLTGGALPSFGHTDSEAGPVREALADAEARIQARLVAGEPVRSGLPTVTHLFNGMRPIHHRKPGPVPSFLAGAANWHCVVELIGDGVHLSPQIVREVFELVGKGNIVLITDAMAAAGMADGDYVLGSQPVTVADGVARLSDGGAIAGGTAHLIDVVRTTWKGGVDLLDAVYSASVQPARVIGDDSIGALEAGCWGDVVVTDADLRPVTVVRRGAVVSD; encoded by the coding sequence ATGAGCACTGTCGCTTTCACCGGCCGAGTCATCACCCCCTTCGAGATCATTGAGGACGGCGCGCTCGTCCTCACCGACCACCACATCGCCTGGGTCGGGGAGGTGGCCGGCGCAGACCGCGCAGGTTTCGGCCAGGCCGTGGCTGCGGCGACTCCCGCTCCCGACGGTGGCTACCTCCTGCCCGGCCTCGTTGATGTTCACTGCCACGGCGGCGGCGGACAGTCCTTCCCCAACGCCACCACCCGCGAGCAGGCGATGACGGCGGTCATGGAGCACCGTCGCCACGGGACCACCAGCCTCGTGACCTCCTGCGTGACGGCCAGTGGTGAGGTCCTTAAGGAACGTACCCGGCTCCTGGCCGACCTCGCCGAGGAAGGCGAGATCGCCGGTATCCACTTCGAGGGCCCCTTCGTCTCGGTTGAGCGCTGCGGAGCCCAGGACCCCACCTACATCACCGACCCGGACACGGCCCTGACCCGCGAGCTGCTGGAGCTTGGCCGCGGGCACGTGGTGACCATGACGATCGCCCCGGAGAAGCCCGGTGTCACTGGAGACGACGGCGTTATTGAGGCTCTGCTGACCGGCGGCGCGCTGCCCTCCTTCGGCCACACCGACTCTGAGGCCGGGCCGGTGCGTGAGGCACTGGCAGACGCCGAGGCCCGCATCCAGGCACGGCTGGTGGCAGGCGAGCCGGTGCGCTCGGGACTGCCGACGGTCACCCACCTGTTCAACGGTATGCGTCCCATTCACCACCGCAAGCCCGGGCCGGTGCCCTCCTTCCTGGCCGGCGCCGCGAACTGGCACTGCGTCGTTGAGCTCATCGGCGACGGCGTGCACCTGTCCCCGCAGATCGTGCGTGAGGTCTTTGAACTGGTCGGCAAGGGGAATATCGTCCTTATCACTGACGCCATGGCTGCTGCCGGGATGGCGGACGGCGACTACGTCCTGGGTTCCCAGCCTGTGACGGTGGCCGACGGCGTGGCACGCCTGAGCGACGGCGGTGCTATCGCCGGTGGGACCGCGCACCTCATCGACGTCGTACGGACCACGTGGAAGGGCGGGGTGGACCTGCTGGACGCGGTCTACAGCGCCTCGGTCCAGCCGGCACGCGTTATCGGTGACGACAGTATCGGCGCGCTGGAGGCTGGGTGCTGGGGTGACGTCGTGGTCACGGACGCAGATCTGAGGCCCGTGACCGTGGTGCGCCGCGGCGCCGTCGTCAGCGACTGA
- a CDS encoding DNA glycosylase AlkZ-like family protein, whose translation MKGASTRQRTVAQTSPREKSLLRIVAQGLVPQSQAPDPVEAVRRQLAVQGQQPSAVPHAVLSRVPVGLTRTDVDTAFETGALVRSWPMRGTVHITTAADHHWVRTALAHRMDTWMEADRQRYGFTEAVLGRAGSTALAALETARQDGRQGLSRAELMAAWRDEGVLSLLVAAGMPEGYARRHLILALHVTGVLVQGPRRGNEHLVTDATRLPHAGTGPGGSGGCARGTEGHRAALAEIARRYATSHGPVSAADLARWTTLPVGESRRALEDAVELSNAVDFGSGEDRASERGLVPLVRAVAEGGDRGRVRVLERQAGAVGAASSSLQRREGEVLYMRADLPDLLAQARTAAQGTLFLASFDELHVGYKDRVCLTDAAGERLICPSMNGMFRPILVDRGRVVAVRPVGQGLIWAEGARRSGRLEAGVERAIDRMEVRLAGVVG comes from the coding sequence ATGAAGGGTGCCTCCACCCGTCAGAGGACGGTCGCGCAGACCTCACCACGTGAGAAGTCCCTGCTGCGGATCGTGGCTCAGGGTCTGGTTCCTCAGAGCCAAGCGCCTGACCCGGTGGAGGCGGTACGTCGCCAGCTCGCCGTCCAGGGCCAGCAGCCCTCGGCGGTGCCGCACGCGGTGCTGTCCCGGGTGCCGGTGGGGCTGACGCGGACGGACGTGGACACCGCCTTCGAGACTGGCGCTCTGGTCCGTTCCTGGCCGATGCGCGGCACGGTGCACATCACGACCGCGGCTGACCACCACTGGGTGCGCACGGCTCTCGCTCACCGTATGGACACCTGGATGGAAGCAGACCGTCAGAGGTACGGCTTCACCGAAGCGGTTCTCGGGCGGGCCGGGAGCACGGCGCTAGCGGCTCTGGAGACTGCTCGCCAGGACGGTCGGCAGGGTCTTTCCCGTGCCGAGCTGATGGCGGCGTGGCGGGACGAGGGTGTGCTGAGCCTGCTGGTGGCGGCAGGGATGCCGGAGGGATACGCCCGCCGTCACCTCATCCTCGCTCTCCACGTCACAGGCGTGCTGGTTCAGGGGCCGCGCCGAGGCAACGAGCACCTTGTCACTGACGCCACGCGTCTGCCCCACGCCGGTACCGGTCCTGGTGGCAGTGGAGGCTGTGCTCGTGGCACTGAGGGGCACCGCGCTGCGCTGGCGGAGATCGCGCGGCGCTACGCCACGAGCCACGGCCCGGTCAGCGCGGCGGACCTTGCTCGTTGGACCACGTTGCCCGTTGGTGAGAGCCGCCGGGCTCTGGAGGACGCCGTCGAGCTGAGCAACGCTGTGGACTTTGGCTCCGGCGAGGACCGTGCCAGCGAGCGTGGACTGGTGCCCCTCGTGCGTGCCGTGGCGGAGGGCGGGGACCGAGGTCGGGTGCGTGTGCTGGAGAGGCAGGCAGGCGCGGTTGGTGCTGCCTCGTCGTCGTTGCAGCGACGTGAGGGGGAGGTTCTCTATATGCGTGCCGACCTGCCGGACCTGTTGGCCCAGGCTCGTACGGCCGCTCAGGGCACGCTGTTCCTGGCCTCCTTCGACGAGCTGCACGTGGGCTACAAGGATCGTGTGTGCCTGACCGACGCTGCGGGGGAGAGACTCATCTGTCCGTCGATGAACGGCATGTTCCGACCGATCCTCGTCGACCGTGGTCGGGTGGTTGCGGTACGCCCGGTCGGACAGGGACTGATCTGGGCTGAGGGAGCCCGGCGCTCCGGGAGGTTGGAGGCAGGGGTCGAGCGCGCGATCGACCGGATGGAGGTTCGACTCGCCGGTGTGGTGGGATGA
- the nucS gene encoding endonuclease NucS — protein sequence MRVVIASCSVDYSGRLDAHLPRAKRLIMVKADGSVLVHSDGGSYKPLNWMSPPARLTEVEVDEEDAETGVARRWEVTATKSDDRLVIRLFEVFSDESMDLGVDPGLTKDGVEAHLQELLAEQTELIGPGCRLVRREYPTPIGPVDLLVRDGEGRAVAVEVKRVGGIDGVEQLTRYLDMLDRDPLLTPVRGVFAAQQIKPQARVLAEDRGIQCLVLDYDAMRGMDDPTSRLF from the coding sequence GTGCGTGTTGTCATTGCCTCCTGCTCCGTGGACTACTCCGGGCGTCTGGACGCCCACCTGCCCCGCGCCAAGCGACTCATCATGGTCAAGGCTGACGGCTCGGTGCTCGTCCACTCAGACGGTGGCTCCTACAAACCACTGAACTGGATGAGCCCGCCGGCACGCCTGACGGAGGTGGAGGTGGATGAGGAAGATGCAGAGACTGGTGTCGCCCGACGCTGGGAGGTCACGGCCACGAAGTCTGACGACCGTCTGGTCATCCGCCTGTTCGAGGTCTTTTCGGATGAGTCCATGGATCTGGGGGTGGATCCAGGACTGACTAAGGACGGGGTTGAGGCCCACCTGCAGGAGCTGCTGGCCGAGCAGACCGAGCTCATCGGCCCTGGCTGCCGCCTGGTGCGCCGGGAATACCCCACTCCGATCGGCCCGGTGGACCTGCTCGTGCGCGACGGCGAGGGCAGGGCGGTCGCGGTCGAGGTCAAACGTGTGGGCGGGATCGACGGCGTGGAGCAGCTGACCCGCTACCTCGACATGCTCGACCGCGACCCGCTGCTGACCCCGGTCCGCGGAGTCTTTGCCGCCCAGCAGATCAAGCCGCAGGCCCGGGTCCTGGCGGAGGACCGTGGTATCCAGTGCCTGGTGCTGGACTACGACGCCATGCGCGGGATGGACGATCCCACCTCACGGCTGTTCTGA
- a CDS encoding phospholipase D-like domain-containing protein — protein sequence MPSADRKPLRMLGAFLTGTEAEGVATRLAAGATLSQALVVVPAERRIRARELFEAAGLGPRERERSEAVLTAVAGAASRMRMAEPVWTAPAGLLGAGALTGDVFGMVGSAMTSVVCATYNLQPTSSLWTALMTLVRERPGVAVRLYVDTQAADGKFVQRGGRVVRSPGAVARSGGGSRSTRALSSDEMARRLPGAVVLRTRAPGEGEWPVTSHAKFLSVDHRFLLVGSANFSYSAEERNVELGLRVDDPALAASVEKQMRDLEGTVYEPVR from the coding sequence ATGCCATCGGCTGATCGCAAGCCCTTGCGGATGCTCGGCGCCTTTCTCACCGGCACCGAGGCCGAGGGGGTCGCCACACGTCTGGCCGCCGGTGCGACGCTCAGCCAGGCGCTCGTCGTCGTTCCGGCTGAGCGTCGCATTCGGGCCCGGGAGCTGTTCGAGGCGGCTGGACTTGGGCCCCGAGAGCGTGAGCGTAGTGAGGCCGTGCTGACTGCCGTAGCCGGGGCTGCGAGCAGGATGCGCATGGCTGAGCCGGTGTGGACGGCGCCTGCGGGTTTGTTGGGCGCGGGTGCCCTGACAGGAGATGTCTTTGGCATGGTGGGCAGTGCGATGACGTCGGTGGTCTGCGCTACCTACAACCTTCAGCCCACCTCCTCGCTGTGGACAGCGCTGATGACGCTCGTGCGGGAACGGCCAGGCGTGGCGGTTCGGCTGTACGTCGATACTCAGGCGGCTGACGGCAAGTTCGTGCAACGAGGCGGCCGCGTCGTCCGGAGTCCTGGTGCCGTAGCAAGATCTGGGGGAGGATCACGGAGCACACGGGCACTGAGTAGTGATGAGATGGCGCGAAGGCTTCCGGGCGCCGTTGTTCTGCGCACGCGGGCCCCAGGTGAGGGTGAGTGGCCGGTGACGAGCCACGCAAAGTTCCTGAGTGTGGACCACCGGTTCCTGCTTGTAGGCAGCGCGAACTTCTCCTACAGCGCCGAGGAGCGCAACGTCGAGCTCGGCCTGCGCGTGGACGATCCAGCCTTGGCAGCGAGCGTGGAGAAGCAGATGCGGGATCTTGAGGGGACGGTCTATGAGCCGGTGCGCTGA